A genomic segment from Thermoplasmataceae archaeon encodes:
- a CDS encoding APC family permease produces the protein MPEKGDNNKSLKAGSAGFYPLLGQSVAMIAPLGAVAATMTGAASFALGSLPLAYIISIFGVLIWINTPYQFSKKINGAGGFYTFNAIGASRPFGLIIGYMMWFSYFNVITNAILFTSGVFIPGTISYFLGVNIGTYTWIPIMLLFAILITVIAYVGIKPSLAYSFTASVIEIALLVITSIVIIVKLGSANTLAPFTPGPAGGWSPIFVGMVLAIFSMSGSSAVVTLGEEAKQPRKNIKKALLISFLITGVIFVLTSYALTVGWGVDKMTTFFSSASQGIPGLIVSDNFIGLPFTMLLFAFIINSLFAGSLAPLNTSARMIFSMSRDGLGPKFLSKVHSKYKTPSNSILFLGGLSFLVSLLAGIFLTPATGFVYLVSASSAALFIGHILSNVGVGITYKKLKEFKVILHGLIPAIATVILLVAMYYSLVPPTYPVDYSILTAAVFIAVFASGIMIYARHHKEEIKRAGTTDMEIQETLKP, from the coding sequence ATGCCCGAAAAAGGAGATAATAATAAATCACTTAAGGCTGGATCTGCTGGTTTTTACCCTCTGTTGGGGCAGTCTGTTGCAATGATAGCCCCTCTTGGGGCGGTTGCCGCCACTATGACCGGAGCCGCTTCCTTTGCTTTAGGGTCTTTACCACTGGCATATATAATTTCCATATTTGGCGTACTCATATGGATTAACACTCCGTACCAGTTTTCCAAAAAGATCAATGGAGCCGGTGGCTTTTATACATTCAATGCCATCGGAGCGAGCCGGCCTTTCGGCTTGATTATAGGTTATATGATGTGGTTCTCTTATTTCAACGTTATAACGAACGCTATACTTTTCACCTCTGGGGTCTTCATACCGGGAACTATTTCCTATTTTCTTGGAGTCAACATTGGAACCTACACTTGGATACCCATAATGCTCCTGTTTGCGATACTTATAACTGTAATAGCCTATGTGGGGATCAAACCGTCACTGGCTTATAGCTTTACAGCCTCTGTGATTGAGATTGCGCTCCTTGTGATAACGTCTATTGTCATTATAGTAAAACTAGGATCCGCAAATACGCTGGCCCCGTTTACTCCTGGACCAGCGGGTGGCTGGTCGCCAATATTCGTTGGAATGGTTCTTGCTATATTTTCCATGTCAGGCTCATCCGCCGTCGTGACGCTTGGAGAGGAGGCTAAACAGCCTAGGAAGAATATAAAGAAGGCGCTTCTTATCAGCTTCCTGATCACTGGTGTCATCTTTGTGCTTACTTCATATGCCCTTACTGTGGGATGGGGTGTTGATAAAATGACCACATTCTTTTCATCGGCATCACAAGGCATCCCTGGACTTATTGTCAGTGACAATTTTATCGGATTACCGTTTACTATGCTGCTCTTCGCATTCATTATTAACAGCCTTTTTGCGGGATCACTTGCTCCACTAAACACCAGCGCAAGAATGATATTCTCAATGAGCAGGGATGGCCTTGGACCAAAGTTTCTTTCAAAAGTTCATTCCAAGTATAAGACGCCTTCCAATTCCATTCTATTCCTTGGGGGACTTTCGTTCCTTGTTTCTCTACTAGCCGGGATATTCCTTACTCCAGCAACGGGGTTCGTGTATCTGGTTTCAGCCTCCTCGGCCGCTCTTTTTATAGGGCACATCCTTTCAAATGTCGGTGTTGGAATAACCTACAAGAAACTGAAAGAATTCAAAGTAATACTACACGGTCTGATACCGGCAATCGCCACAGTGATCCTCTTGGTTGCCATGTATTACAGCTTAGTTCCTCCTACATACCCTGTTGATTACTCCATATTAACGGCCGCTGTCTTTATTGCTGTTTTCGCATCCGGAATCATGATATACGCAAGGCATCACAAAGAAGAGATTAAAAGGGCAGGGACAACCGACATGGAAATTCAGGAAACACTGAAACCCTGA
- a CDS encoding peroxiredoxin, with protein MAVYLGQKAPDFTANTTKGPISLSDFKGKWVLLFSHPADFTPVCTTEFMAFSERYEDFQKLGVELLGLSVDSIYSHIAWLRDIKDHYGIEVPFPVIADIDKEVARAYNLIDEKAGLTVRGVFIIDPDQKVRWMIYYPAEVGRNISEIIRVIKAFQFNWKNKLATPVNWEVGQPGIAGAPATLADSFKRDSDGSERWYLKRVKV; from the coding sequence ATGGCAGTGTATTTAGGACAGAAAGCGCCGGATTTCACGGCGAACACGACCAAGGGGCCAATTAGCCTTTCAGATTTCAAAGGAAAATGGGTGCTCCTCTTCTCGCATCCAGCAGACTTCACTCCAGTTTGCACAACGGAGTTTATGGCATTTTCTGAGCGGTATGAAGATTTCCAGAAACTTGGAGTGGAACTCCTTGGTCTCAGCGTGGATAGTATCTACAGCCATATAGCTTGGCTAAGGGACATAAAGGACCATTATGGGATTGAGGTCCCTTTTCCGGTCATCGCAGACATAGACAAGGAAGTTGCAAGAGCATACAACCTTATTGATGAAAAAGCTGGCCTGACTGTCAGAGGGGTATTTATTATCGACCCTGACCAGAAAGTTAGGTGGATGATATACTACCCTGCCGAAGTGGGCAGAAACATATCCGAAATCATCAGAGTCATAAAGGCGTTCCAGTTCAACTGGAAGAACAAGCTCGCCACTCCGGTAAACTGGGAAGTTGGCCAGCCCGGAATCGCGGGAGCCCCCGCTACCCTGGCAGACAGCTTCAAGCGAGATTCTGACGGTTCGGAAAGGTGGTATCTTAAAAGAGTCAAAGTCTAG
- a CDS encoding TA0956 family protein: protein MMYNISLGDFHPSTICVELSKLESSLREVSELLVSEYPQDSVSEFIEKFARTSQIMPEDKTIGFIVVNKKKMTISISATKISSDLKARIAPIVNGYSERGINAEFDVS from the coding sequence GTGATGTATAACATAAGTTTGGGTGATTTTCACCCCTCCACCATTTGCGTAGAACTCTCAAAACTGGAATCATCCCTCAGGGAAGTCTCGGAACTGCTTGTCAGTGAATATCCGCAGGACTCTGTTTCTGAGTTTATCGAGAAGTTCGCAAGAACCTCTCAGATCATGCCTGAGGACAAAACGATTGGATTCATTGTAGTAAACAAGAAGAAAATGACAATCTCCATTTCGGCTACAAAGATATCTTCTGACCTGAAGGCGCGAATAGCACCCATAGTGAACGGATATAGTGAGAGGGGAATTAACGCAGAATTCGATGTTTCCTAA